A genomic window from Fulvitalea axinellae includes:
- a CDS encoding TonB-dependent receptor, with translation MKNRLLFLLIMGEKFLRTGLLVQLSLALLCSALKVSSQSLQAERIRWKDGTVKSLMHEISSSTDYEFFVNSELLAEIGDIPVKYSGSQVTSVEELLLIMSKEAKLSFKRVDNNIFVKEKQEKVPEKVSSFQDKKITVKGVVKDENGESLIGVNIIIEGTSTGTVTDIDGAFSLELMPTNKLVIQSVGFTSQTIELNGRTNLDIVLRQDLKQLEEIVVVGYGEQKRASLTGAVTTVKSQELSRIPAASLSNTLAGRAAGVGVVQNSGFAGSGSNIRIRGSASEPLFIIDNIAMSRADFDALNPEEVESVTFLKDAATASIYGSRAAGGVVLVVTKAGSTGKPTFNYKTTYSFQRPTNDLPDYSATEELNFLNNAAVTRGDSHVVSAEELEYFKDKNYSLLDQIWKDPSMKEHTIGVNGGTETISYFMSLGYHKSNGSYENVDFSRYNFRSNVSAKISENLKASLNLSGNQRENSRFYWPYDSDDSYTLPDFYRTTFNWTRLYPFYVDELGNPTDDRVNGLPISKGGWNPVEMIYSGNNRKNRERTFNGILRFELDIPQVKGLSAAAWGNYKVFQRNQKSLVIHNKSYVFQQAPGTNRFKPGPIDPNKQNIHNLSSSYEGIRELVTMNTQYQLNWMLKYKRDFGKHNVSGLFGYERSRREGKILSGNADGLLTTNVDQIFSTSSDAERRYFDGNEYNSARASWIGRAHYEYDNRYVAEFSFRYDGSYRFSEDQRWGFFPSGSLAWNISEEKFFNIPQVSRLKLRASVGMTGYDGEANNEIAPFQWKDRYVGNKSYVFGDGVHNGIRPGVAPNPDITWEKLRSYNVGVDFGLFEGRLSGELDYFHNHRYDILGKRERTIPSTLGVSLPAENYAEIAIRGFELRLDWQSTIGDDIKYNVGVNFGYSKDEVLRRDETNTSRNWRLREGKTEKFYEGHIAEGIIRTQEQLNNLPEGFTQFGKKPELGTILYKDIRGTGFSEGPDGKVDEYDVTELSDRRRPRGNYGINLGMEWKGISVNANFQGVTSYDRMIATKNTKEGGVFQVGDRPYFDIWTKAWTPENPNAEYPRVTGDWVDPRHGGTPSTFWLRNGSYMRLKNLNIGYTLPQKWIQGLGIQSVQLFMNGTNLFYFSEMEIMDPEQETLDSYPLMRTFTGGLNVKF, from the coding sequence ATGAAAAACAGGCTACTTTTCTTACTCATTATGGGTGAAAAATTTCTACGAACAGGCCTGCTTGTGCAGCTTTCTTTGGCGTTGTTATGTTCTGCGCTGAAAGTAAGTTCGCAAAGCTTACAGGCCGAACGGATCAGGTGGAAAGACGGCACGGTCAAGAGTTTGATGCATGAGATTTCGTCATCAACAGACTATGAGTTCTTTGTCAATAGCGAGCTTTTGGCGGAGATCGGCGACATTCCCGTAAAGTATTCCGGAAGCCAAGTGACTTCGGTTGAGGAACTGTTATTGATTATGTCAAAAGAGGCTAAACTCTCTTTTAAACGAGTCGACAACAACATTTTTGTTAAAGAAAAACAGGAAAAGGTTCCTGAAAAAGTTTCGTCATTCCAAGACAAAAAAATAACAGTCAAAGGAGTGGTGAAAGACGAAAATGGCGAAAGCCTTATTGGAGTCAATATTATAATAGAAGGAACCAGTACGGGTACCGTGACGGATATTGACGGAGCATTTTCGTTAGAACTCATGCCTACGAATAAGCTTGTAATTCAGTCGGTGGGCTTTACTAGTCAGACTATCGAACTGAATGGGAGAACCAATCTGGATATTGTATTGAGACAAGATCTTAAGCAATTGGAGGAAATAGTCGTCGTGGGCTATGGCGAGCAGAAGAGGGCTAGCTTGACAGGGGCAGTCACCACCGTAAAATCCCAGGAACTTAGCAGAATACCGGCGGCCAGCCTTTCGAATACTCTGGCCGGTCGAGCGGCCGGTGTAGGAGTGGTGCAGAATTCCGGATTCGCTGGAAGTGGTTCAAATATAAGAATACGTGGCAGCGCTTCCGAACCTCTGTTTATTATCGATAATATAGCGATGTCGAGAGCTGATTTTGATGCCTTGAATCCCGAGGAAGTTGAGTCGGTGACTTTTCTGAAAGACGCGGCGACGGCTTCGATCTATGGTTCAAGAGCTGCCGGCGGGGTAGTTTTGGTAGTGACGAAAGCGGGATCTACAGGGAAACCCACATTTAACTATAAGACCACCTATTCCTTCCAAAGGCCGACAAATGATTTGCCTGATTATTCGGCGACAGAAGAATTGAATTTTCTTAATAACGCGGCTGTTACCCGAGGTGATTCACATGTGGTGTCGGCTGAGGAACTGGAGTATTTTAAGGACAAAAACTATAGCCTTCTAGACCAGATATGGAAAGACCCTTCAATGAAGGAACACACTATTGGAGTTAACGGAGGTACGGAAACTATCTCGTATTTTATGTCTTTGGGCTACCATAAGTCGAACGGTTCTTACGAGAATGTTGATTTCTCTCGGTATAATTTCAGGTCAAACGTATCCGCAAAAATCTCGGAAAACCTCAAGGCCAGTTTAAACCTTAGTGGCAATCAACGTGAAAATAGCCGTTTTTATTGGCCGTATGATAGTGACGACAGTTATACCTTGCCTGATTTTTATCGTACTACCTTTAACTGGACCAGACTTTATCCATTTTATGTCGATGAGCTTGGTAACCCTACTGATGATAGGGTGAATGGGCTTCCGATATCAAAAGGAGGCTGGAACCCAGTGGAAATGATTTATAGCGGAAATAACAGAAAAAATAGGGAAAGGACTTTCAACGGGATACTTCGGTTTGAATTGGATATTCCTCAGGTTAAGGGGCTAAGCGCGGCCGCATGGGGCAATTATAAGGTGTTCCAGCGTAACCAAAAGAGTCTGGTTATTCATAATAAATCATATGTTTTTCAGCAAGCGCCGGGAACCAACAGGTTTAAACCGGGCCCAATTGATCCAAACAAGCAGAATATTCATAACCTGAGTTCTTCTTATGAAGGAATTAGGGAACTTGTGACAATGAATACCCAATACCAGCTTAACTGGATGCTTAAATATAAGCGGGACTTCGGGAAGCATAACGTTAGTGGTTTGTTCGGCTATGAAAGGTCTCGAAGAGAAGGTAAAATCCTGTCAGGAAATGCCGATGGCCTTTTGACGACAAACGTTGACCAAATATTTTCAACATCGTCGGATGCCGAACGCAGATACTTTGACGGTAATGAATATAATAGTGCCCGCGCTTCGTGGATAGGAAGGGCGCATTATGAGTATGATAATCGTTATGTTGCGGAATTTTCTTTCCGTTATGACGGGTCGTACCGTTTCTCTGAAGACCAGCGCTGGGGATTTTTCCCTTCAGGGTCTTTGGCATGGAATATTTCTGAAGAAAAATTCTTTAACATTCCGCAGGTTAGCCGTCTGAAACTCCGTGCCTCTGTAGGTATGACGGGTTATGATGGTGAGGCTAACAATGAAATCGCCCCTTTCCAATGGAAAGATCGCTATGTGGGGAATAAATCGTATGTTTTTGGAGATGGAGTTCATAATGGCATAAGACCCGGCGTAGCGCCAAATCCGGACATTACGTGGGAAAAATTGAGATCCTATAATGTCGGAGTTGATTTCGGGCTATTTGAAGGGCGTCTAAGTGGAGAGTTGGATTATTTTCATAATCATCGTTATGATATTCTTGGAAAAAGAGAGCGGACTATCCCTTCCACTTTAGGGGTTTCGTTACCGGCGGAAAACTATGCTGAGATAGCGATTAGAGGTTTTGAGCTTCGTCTGGATTGGCAGTCAACCATTGGTGACGATATAAAGTATAATGTAGGTGTCAATTTTGGATACTCAAAAGACGAGGTTTTAAGGCGTGACGAAACGAATACTAGCCGCAATTGGAGATTACGCGAAGGAAAAACCGAGAAGTTTTATGAAGGACATATAGCCGAGGGAATTATCCGCACTCAGGAACAATTAAATAACCTGCCGGAAGGATTTACTCAATTCGGTAAGAAACCGGAGCTAGGGACCATTCTTTACAAAGACATACGGGGAACTGGTTTTTCGGAAGGGCCTGACGGGAAGGTGGACGAATATGATGTTACCGAACTTTCTGATAGACGGCGCCCGAGAGGTAATTATGGAATTAACTTAGGTATGGAGTGGAAAGGTATTTCTGTTAACGCCAATTTCCAAGGAGTAACTTCATACGATAGGATGATTGCAACGAAGAATACAAAAGAAGGAGGTGTGTTCCAAGTTGGAGATCGACCATATTTCGATATCTGGACCAAAGCGTGGACTCCGGAAAATCCAAACGCTGAATACCCTAGGGTTACGGGCGATTGGGTGGATCCAAGACACGGCGGAACACCGTCTACTTTTTGGTTGAGAAACGGTTCATATATGCGCCTTAAAAACCTGAATATCGGATACACTTTGCCACAAAAATGGATTCAAGGTTTGGGTATTCAAAGTGTCCAATTATTTATGAATGGCACTAACCTGTTCTATTTTTCTGAAATGGAGATAATGGATCCGGAACAGGAAACCCTTGACTCATATCCATTAATGAGAACCTTTACAGGTGGACTCAACGTGAAATTCTAA
- a CDS encoding aldehyde dehydrogenase family protein, with translation METIGKPQALIPEGLFKDKYDHFIDGKWVAPASGEYFENISPITGKPFTTAARGTQTDIDLALDAAHKAFPVWSCTPVAERSNILLRIADVMEENLEYLAKVEAIDNGKAIRETLNADLPLCIDHFRYFAGAIRADESTVSEHDANTVSINLQEPLGVVGQIIPWNFPLLMATWKIAPALAAGCCTVVKPAEQTPTSIMLLMELIKDIVPAGVLNVVTGFGVEAGKPLASSERVDKVAFTGETTTGRLILQYASENIIPVTMELGGKSPNIFMPSIMDADDAFFDKCIEGAVLFALNQGEVCTCPSRILVHESIEEAFIARVIERTKAIKMGNPLDAETMMGAQVSKEQYDKILDYINIGQQEGAEILCGGKGAELGEGFEDGYYIEPTIFKGHNKMRIFQEEIFGPVTAVCTFKTVEEAIEIANDTFYGLGAGLWTRDAHEMYQVPRAVKAGRVWVNCYHAYPAHAPFGGYKKSGYGRETHKMMLNHYRQTKNMLISYNKEKLGFF, from the coding sequence ATGGAAACCATCGGAAAACCACAAGCACTTATTCCAGAAGGATTATTCAAAGACAAGTATGATCACTTTATCGACGGAAAATGGGTGGCGCCAGCTTCCGGAGAGTATTTCGAAAACATTAGCCCGATTACGGGCAAACCGTTTACAACGGCGGCCCGCGGAACGCAAACGGATATCGACTTGGCTTTGGATGCGGCTCATAAGGCGTTTCCCGTTTGGTCATGCACCCCGGTGGCCGAAAGGAGCAATATACTGTTGCGCATCGCCGACGTGATGGAGGAAAACCTTGAATACCTAGCCAAAGTGGAAGCGATAGACAACGGAAAAGCGATCAGGGAGACACTGAATGCCGATTTGCCTTTGTGTATCGACCATTTCCGTTACTTCGCCGGAGCCATTCGCGCTGACGAAAGTACCGTTTCAGAGCACGATGCAAACACCGTTAGCATCAACCTTCAGGAGCCTTTGGGCGTGGTTGGGCAGATTATTCCTTGGAACTTTCCCTTGCTGATGGCTACTTGGAAAATAGCGCCGGCATTGGCCGCCGGCTGCTGTACGGTGGTAAAACCGGCCGAGCAAACACCGACAAGTATTATGTTGCTGATGGAATTGATCAAAGATATAGTTCCGGCCGGAGTACTGAACGTTGTCACGGGATTTGGCGTGGAAGCGGGCAAGCCTTTGGCCTCATCGGAGCGTGTTGACAAAGTCGCCTTTACAGGCGAGACCACTACGGGGCGTTTGATTTTGCAGTACGCCAGCGAGAACATTATCCCGGTTACGATGGAATTGGGCGGAAAATCACCGAATATCTTTATGCCGAGTATTATGGACGCCGACGACGCTTTCTTTGACAAGTGTATAGAAGGCGCTGTGCTTTTCGCTCTGAACCAAGGCGAGGTTTGTACTTGTCCGTCCAGAATTCTGGTTCACGAATCTATCGAAGAAGCCTTTATCGCCAGAGTAATCGAAAGGACTAAAGCCATAAAAATGGGCAATCCGCTTGACGCCGAAACGATGATGGGCGCTCAGGTTTCGAAAGAGCAATACGACAAGATTCTCGATTATATTAACATCGGGCAACAGGAAGGAGCCGAGATTCTTTGCGGTGGTAAAGGCGCCGAACTGGGCGAAGGTTTTGAGGACGGCTATTATATAGAGCCGACGATTTTCAAAGGCCATAACAAGATGAGGATCTTCCAAGAGGAAATATTCGGTCCGGTGACGGCGGTGTGTACGTTCAAAACCGTGGAAGAGGCGATCGAAATCGCCAATGATACTTTCTACGGCTTGGGCGCCGGCCTTTGGACGCGTGACGCTCACGAAATGTACCAAGTGCCGCGGGCCGTCAAGGCTGGACGGGTTTGGGTGAATTGCTATCACGCTTATCCTGCGCACGCTCCGTTTGGCGGTTACAAAAAGTCGGGCTATGGTAGGGAAACGCACAAAATGATGCTGAACCATTATCGCCAGACCAAAAACATGCTGATTTCTTACAATAAGGAAAAGCTGGGATTCTTTTAG
- a CDS encoding cupin-like domain-containing protein produces the protein MSISFKPLTVEHDISKEEFQRKYMEPSRPVVLRNLSKKWDAREKWNWEYLKNRVGDMTVPLYDGSKVDASKKVNEPASHMAFSEYLDLIQREPTDLRIFLFNIFQYVPDLCADFGSPELMDGFLDKYPMMFFGGAGSSVFIHFDIDMSHVFHTQFQGRKKALLFTPDSSKKLYHVPLSVHNIEDIDMENPDFDKYPALKGLNGLEATLLPGDTLYMPPGWWHFMKYLDGGFGLSQRAFDPSYLCRLHGLFNLTVVRHTDNLGRKLFGPKWIKFKENLAMRRSIA, from the coding sequence ATGAGTATAAGCTTCAAACCATTAACAGTAGAACACGATATCAGCAAAGAGGAATTTCAGCGGAAGTACATGGAGCCTTCGAGGCCGGTAGTGTTGAGAAACCTCAGCAAAAAATGGGACGCCCGGGAAAAATGGAATTGGGAGTACCTGAAAAACCGGGTGGGAGATATGACCGTTCCGCTTTACGACGGCTCAAAAGTGGATGCCTCAAAGAAAGTGAATGAGCCCGCTTCGCATATGGCTTTTTCGGAATACTTGGACCTAATCCAGCGTGAGCCTACAGATTTGCGGATATTCCTTTTCAATATCTTCCAGTATGTGCCGGACCTTTGCGCCGATTTCGGAAGCCCGGAACTTATGGACGGATTCCTGGACAAATACCCTATGATGTTTTTCGGCGGGGCGGGATCTTCAGTCTTTATCCATTTCGATATCGACATGTCACACGTGTTTCACACCCAGTTCCAAGGCCGGAAAAAGGCTTTGTTATTTACTCCAGATTCGTCCAAAAAACTTTATCACGTTCCCTTGTCGGTTCATAATATCGAGGATATCGACATGGAAAATCCCGATTTTGACAAGTATCCTGCTTTAAAAGGACTGAACGGACTTGAGGCCACACTCCTTCCCGGCGACACGTTGTATATGCCCCCTGGCTGGTGGCATTTTATGAAATACCTTGACGGCGGTTTCGGTCTTAGCCAGCGGGCCTTTGACCCTTCGTACTTGTGCAGACTACACGGCTTGTTTAACCTCACTGTAGTACGGCATACAGACAATCTCGGACGAAAGCTCTTCGGCCCGAAATGGATCAAGTTCAAGGAGAACCTTGCGATGCGAAGGTCAATCGCATAG
- a CDS encoding sulfatase, whose protein sequence is MDLILRNTARKIIAGAFCAGAFASCKSAGKTEASLAGKKKKPNVLFIMSDDHAYQAISAYGGGLNKTPNLDRLANEGMRFDKAYVTNSICGPSRAVVLTGKYSHINGQLDNRSSFDGSQQIFPKIFGEAGYQTAIVGKWHLKSDPQGFDYWNILPGQGEYYNPEFIEMGEKKRLTGYCTDLTTDIATKWLDKRDKTKPFMMMLHHKAPHRTWQPAQRHLSLYDDVEMPEPESLFDDYKGRGTAAKQAKMRIMDDMIDSYDLKLDSAVAKPSGRGWLDKANERLMEKMTPEQRENWIKAYGPKNKAYGEANLKGKDLLKWKYQRYIKDYLRCIASVDENVGRMLDYLEKIGELDNTVIVYTSDQGFYLGEHGWFDKRFMYEESFRTPLMVRYPKTVKAGSVSDAFCMNLDFGPTLLDMAGLEVPGDMQGESFKNILENGGKEPEGWRQSMYYHYYEYPKNEHNVVRHYGVRNKRYKLIRFYYGIDEWELYDLEKDPKEMKNVYDDPDYAKIVKDMKTELKRLQRKYKDPESLDI, encoded by the coding sequence ATGGATCTTATTTTAAGGAACACGGCCCGAAAGATTATCGCGGGAGCGTTTTGTGCCGGAGCGTTCGCTTCGTGTAAGTCGGCGGGCAAGACCGAGGCGTCGCTGGCCGGAAAGAAGAAAAAGCCGAACGTTCTTTTCATCATGTCGGACGACCACGCCTACCAAGCCATCAGCGCTTATGGCGGAGGATTGAACAAAACGCCGAACCTCGACCGCTTGGCCAATGAGGGAATGCGTTTCGACAAAGCTTACGTGACCAACTCCATCTGCGGGCCTAGCCGTGCGGTGGTGCTTACGGGCAAATACAGCCATATAAACGGCCAGCTCGATAACCGCTCAAGTTTCGACGGTTCGCAACAGATCTTTCCGAAAATATTCGGCGAGGCCGGTTACCAGACTGCCATCGTGGGCAAATGGCACCTGAAGTCGGATCCGCAAGGGTTTGATTACTGGAATATCTTGCCGGGTCAGGGCGAATACTACAATCCGGAATTCATCGAAATGGGTGAAAAGAAGCGCCTGACGGGATATTGCACCGACCTGACAACCGATATCGCCACGAAATGGCTGGACAAGCGCGACAAGACCAAGCCGTTTATGATGATGCTCCACCACAAGGCGCCTCACCGTACCTGGCAACCGGCCCAACGCCACCTGAGCCTTTACGACGATGTGGAAATGCCGGAGCCGGAAAGCCTTTTCGACGATTACAAAGGTCGGGGAACGGCGGCGAAACAAGCCAAAATGCGGATCATGGACGACATGATCGACAGCTACGACCTTAAGCTGGATTCCGCCGTGGCCAAGCCGTCGGGCAGGGGCTGGCTTGACAAAGCAAACGAAAGGCTGATGGAGAAAATGACTCCGGAACAACGCGAGAACTGGATCAAAGCTTACGGACCGAAGAACAAAGCCTACGGCGAGGCGAACCTGAAAGGAAAAGACCTTTTGAAATGGAAATACCAGCGTTATATCAAAGATTACCTGCGCTGTATCGCGTCTGTGGATGAGAACGTGGGCCGTATGCTCGATTATCTTGAGAAGATTGGCGAACTCGACAATACGGTGATCGTCTATACTTCCGACCAAGGCTTCTACCTTGGCGAGCACGGCTGGTTCGACAAGCGTTTTATGTACGAGGAGTCTTTCCGAACGCCGTTGATGGTCCGTTATCCGAAAACGGTTAAGGCCGGAAGCGTTTCTGACGCCTTTTGCATGAACCTCGATTTCGGTCCGACATTGTTGGATATGGCAGGCCTGGAAGTGCCTGGCGATATGCAGGGCGAATCGTTCAAAAACATTTTGGAAAACGGGGGCAAGGAGCCGGAAGGTTGGCGCCAGTCGATGTATTACCATTATTACGAATATCCGAAGAACGAGCATAACGTGGTTCGCCATTACGGAGTCCGCAACAAGCGTTATAAGTTGATCCGATTCTATTACGGAATAGACGAGTGGGAACTTTACGACTTGGAGAAAGATCCTAAAGAGATGAAAAACGTTTATGATGATCCGGATTACGCTAAAATAGTGAAGGATATGAAAACAGAGCTAAAACGCCTGCAACGGAAATACAAAGACCCGGAATCTCTGGACATCTGA
- a CDS encoding DUF779 domain-containing protein, which translates to MEQKRVLVTEKAIEWIEKLRAEHGELMFHQSGGCCDGSKPMCYPEGEFRIGQSDVFLGKVHGCGFYMAKYQFEYWQYSELTLDIIDGRGSSFSLEAPYGVRFTVYSRLFTEEEIKQLEPVS; encoded by the coding sequence ATGGAACAAAAAAGGGTATTGGTTACGGAAAAAGCCATCGAGTGGATCGAGAAACTCAGGGCCGAACACGGAGAACTGATGTTTCATCAAAGCGGTGGATGTTGCGATGGTTCTAAGCCGATGTGCTACCCGGAGGGCGAGTTCCGAATCGGGCAGAGCGACGTTTTTCTTGGCAAGGTACACGGTTGCGGATTTTATATGGCCAAATACCAATTTGAGTATTGGCAATACAGCGAGTTGACACTGGATATAATCGATGGTAGGGGAAGCAGTTTTTCTTTGGAAGCCCCGTACGGGGTTCGGTTTACGGTTTATTCACGGCTGTTTACGGAGGAAGAGATCAAGCAGTTGGAACCTGTTAGTTGA
- a CDS encoding sulfatase: MNHLKKALGSVAVGTALAGSLFSCKPANKAEASLTKKKNRPNVLFIMTDDHAYQAIGAYGSKINKTPNLDRLANEGMRFDKAYVTNSICGPSRAVVLTGKYSHMNGKLDNRIPFDGSQQTFPKLFQKAGYQTAIVGKWHLYSEPTGFDYWNILPGQGEYYNPDFIEMGERKRLTGYCTDLTTDIALEWLDKKRDSGKPFMMMLHHKAPHRSWQPAERHLNLYDDQKIPEPETLFEDYKKRGGASAISEMSIVDHMRDGHDLKLEKKHASSSGNKWHDNSLERLRKRMNEAQRKAWENAYGPKNEAYAKANLKGEALLKWKYQRYIKDYLRCIASVDENIGRVLEYLEKKGQLDNTLIIYTSDQGFYLGEHGWFDKRFMYEESFRTPLLIRYPKLVKPGSVSKEMCMNLDFAPTMLDIAGLDIPWDVQGESMKPLLANAGVVPDSVEWRNSMYYHYYEFPGSHNVSRHYGVSDGKFKLIRFYKGAVSWELYDLENDPKEMKNLYNDPAYAKHISRLKKELKRLQIKYKDPASVGVPAKG, translated from the coding sequence ATGAACCACCTAAAGAAAGCCTTGGGGAGCGTGGCGGTCGGTACGGCTTTGGCCGGATCGCTTTTTTCCTGCAAGCCCGCCAACAAGGCAGAGGCTTCGTTGACAAAGAAAAAAAACAGGCCTAACGTCCTGTTTATCATGACAGATGATCACGCATACCAAGCCATCGGAGCTTACGGAAGTAAGATAAACAAGACTCCGAATCTCGACCGATTGGCCAACGAAGGAATGCGTTTCGACAAAGCCTACGTAACCAACTCCATTTGCGGGCCAAGCCGTGCGGTGGTGCTTACGGGCAAATACAGCCATATGAACGGCAAGTTGGACAACCGCATTCCGTTTGACGGAAGTCAGCAGACTTTCCCGAAACTTTTTCAGAAAGCGGGCTACCAAACGGCGATTGTGGGCAAATGGCACTTGTACTCTGAGCCCACTGGCTTCGATTATTGGAACATATTGCCGGGTCAGGGCGAATATTATAATCCCGATTTCATCGAAATGGGGGAGAGAAAGCGCCTGACGGGATATTGTACCGATTTGACTACGGATATAGCGCTGGAATGGCTCGACAAAAAAAGGGATTCCGGAAAACCGTTTATGATGATGCTCCATCATAAGGCGCCGCACCGTTCGTGGCAACCGGCGGAACGCCACCTGAATCTTTACGATGATCAGAAAATTCCGGAGCCGGAAACGCTGTTCGAAGATTATAAGAAAAGAGGCGGGGCTTCGGCTATTTCCGAAATGAGTATTGTGGACCATATGCGTGATGGCCATGATTTGAAATTGGAAAAGAAACATGCGTCGTCTAGCGGGAATAAGTGGCATGACAACTCTTTGGAAAGGCTTCGCAAGCGTATGAACGAAGCTCAACGCAAAGCTTGGGAAAACGCTTATGGACCGAAAAACGAAGCGTATGCGAAAGCGAACCTAAAAGGCGAAGCGCTTCTGAAATGGAAATACCAACGATATATAAAAGACTATCTGCGTTGCATCGCTTCCGTGGATGAGAACATCGGTAGAGTTCTGGAATATTTGGAAAAGAAAGGCCAGTTGGATAATACGTTGATTATCTACACATCAGACCAAGGTTTCTATTTGGGCGAACACGGCTGGTTCGACAAACGGTTTATGTACGAGGAATCATTTCGTACGCCGTTGTTGATTCGCTATCCAAAGCTTGTCAAGCCTGGAAGCGTGTCGAAAGAAATGTGCATGAACCTCGATTTCGCTCCGACAATGCTCGATATCGCTGGCCTTGACATTCCGTGGGACGTACAGGGCGAATCGATGAAACCGCTGTTGGCCAACGCTGGAGTAGTGCCCGACAGTGTGGAGTGGCGTAATTCGATGTATTATCATTATTACGAGTTCCCGGGTTCGCATAACGTAAGTCGTCATTACGGTGTAAGCGACGGTAAATTTAAACTGATTAGGTTCTATAAAGGAGCCGTAAGTTGGGAACTTTACGATTTGGAAAACGATCCGAAGGAAATGAAGAATCTGTATAACGATCCAGCTTACGCCAAGCATATTTCCCGTTTGAAAAAAGAACTCAAACGACTTCAGATCAAATATAAAGATCCGGCGTCAGTAGGTGTTCCGGCCAAGGGATAA
- a CDS encoding sigma-70 family RNA polymerase sigma factor — protein MAVNDLNTWRSFKKGNISVFGDIYEEHIDALYAYGHKIESNPDKVKDCIHDVFLDIWEHREQLSDTSSIRYYLFKALRRRIIYTKTRLSRFISSDNLQGEFKLTVELSHEDDIISEENKKERIDFYQNAVNNLSPKQREIIYLKFQQGFTNGEIAEMTQMNYQSVSNSLNRALGKLRSQWNEVSGTVSSFAIFLFYLK, from the coding sequence ATGGCAGTGAACGACCTTAACACTTGGCGGTCTTTCAAAAAGGGGAATATCTCCGTGTTTGGAGACATTTACGAAGAACATATTGACGCACTTTACGCTTACGGACATAAAATAGAAAGCAATCCTGACAAGGTAAAGGATTGTATCCATGACGTGTTTCTTGATATTTGGGAACACCGCGAACAGCTTTCCGACACTTCATCCATTCGCTATTATCTTTTCAAGGCGCTCCGCAGACGCATTATTTACACCAAAACCAGACTAAGCCGTTTTATCTCATCCGATAATCTACAGGGAGAATTCAAACTGACGGTGGAACTCAGCCATGAGGACGATATCATATCGGAGGAAAACAAAAAAGAAAGAATTGATTTCTATCAAAACGCCGTGAATAACCTAAGCCCAAAACAACGGGAAATCATTTACCTGAAATTCCAACAGGGATTTACCAACGGTGAAATAGCCGAAATGACACAAATGAATTACCAATCCGTATCCAATTCCCTAAACCGGGCCCTTGGCAAACTGCGCAGCCAATGGAACGAGGTAAGCGGTACGGTAAGCTCATTCGCAATTTTTCTTTTTTACTTAAAATAA
- a CDS encoding FecR family protein: protein MEQNPTRREIAEVWVSVSAPRGTTKTVQLPDGTRIRLNADTKLEYLQGFSQRRVRLVNGEAYFDVAKDSLRPFSLKITESGRLRVLGTAFNVRAYSDDPVVSLVHGRVAVGSFSDGRETILDPMRQISLASGAEVRRFNLRSVTGWKDGDLYYEDKPLEKVLEDLERTYDAEFLKNPEFDGKKLYTGSLLIKKHLDNVLVGLSYTTGLTFERLGDKRFRVK, encoded by the coding sequence TTGGAACAAAATCCTACGAGACGGGAGATCGCCGAGGTTTGGGTTAGTGTGTCGGCGCCTCGTGGCACCACCAAAACGGTACAATTGCCTGACGGCACAAGAATCAGGTTAAATGCGGACACAAAATTGGAATACCTTCAAGGATTTTCGCAAAGGAGAGTCCGGTTAGTCAATGGCGAAGCGTATTTCGATGTGGCTAAGGACAGCCTTAGGCCGTTTAGCTTGAAAATTACGGAATCGGGCCGTCTTCGGGTACTGGGAACAGCCTTTAACGTTAGGGCTTATTCTGATGATCCGGTAGTGTCGTTGGTTCACGGAAGAGTGGCTGTAGGCTCATTTTCGGACGGTAGGGAAACGATTTTGGATCCGATGCGCCAAATAAGCTTGGCCTCAGGAGCCGAAGTTCGGAGGTTTAACCTTAGGAGCGTGACCGGGTGGAAGGACGGAGACTTGTATTATGAGGATAAGCCTTTGGAAAAGGTATTGGAGGATTTGGAAAGAACTTATGATGCGGAGTTTTTGAAGAATCCGGAATTCGACGGAAAGAAACTTTATACAGGGTCGCTTTTGATAAAAAAGCATCTTGATAATGTACTTGTAGGGCTTTCCTACACCACAGGACTGACTTTTGAACGCTTGGGCGACAAGCGTTTCAGGGTAAAATAA